A section of the Streptomyces sp. V3I8 genome encodes:
- a CDS encoding cytochrome P450, giving the protein MTTAAPVFTERYLLSADMVADPYDHLDALRAHAPVHWSPMHHAWLVTGHDQVMRCLRDPAVSADRVRPLMDAVPHGAREDAERAFGILSRWMVFNDPPQHRRLRQVFQEAFAARAVARYRTFTEKATRAVLARKAVTGRTGDLMADVAKPLPALVFARWLGIPRTDAPSFWYWNARVADLVLGTAQEESEYRASLQALVSLEDYLGVLVARRRAEPGDDLISQVLREGRVGDSVSAEEFVGMLTQMAFAGGETTSNLIANTVLALHTRPDQLAAVRADPELAQGAVEETLRLDGPSKMSIRTAARDLDLDGHTLRAGDRIFLVTAAANRDPVRFPDPGRFDVRRTGATHLGFGFGAHFCIGAALARLVAVSAVRTLVTDHPGLTLADPGGQTWQPSLLNRSLTALPVRY; this is encoded by the coding sequence ATGACCACCGCAGCCCCCGTCTTCACCGAGCGTTACCTGCTCTCCGCCGACATGGTCGCCGACCCCTACGACCACCTCGACGCCCTGCGCGCGCACGCCCCGGTCCACTGGAGCCCGATGCACCACGCCTGGCTCGTCACCGGCCACGACCAGGTGATGCGCTGCCTGCGCGACCCCGCGGTCTCCGCCGACCGGGTACGTCCCCTGATGGACGCCGTACCGCACGGCGCCCGCGAGGACGCCGAGCGGGCCTTCGGGATCCTGTCCCGCTGGATGGTCTTCAACGACCCCCCGCAGCACCGCAGGCTGCGCCAGGTGTTCCAGGAGGCGTTCGCCGCCCGCGCGGTGGCCCGCTACCGCACCTTCACCGAGAAGGCGACCCGCGCCGTCCTCGCCCGCAAGGCCGTCACCGGACGCACCGGCGACCTCATGGCCGATGTCGCCAAGCCCCTGCCCGCGCTGGTGTTCGCCCGCTGGCTCGGCATCCCACGCACCGACGCGCCCTCCTTCTGGTACTGGAACGCCCGCGTCGCCGACCTCGTCCTCGGCACCGCCCAGGAGGAGAGCGAGTACCGGGCCTCCCTGCAAGCGCTGGTGAGTCTGGAGGACTACCTCGGGGTGCTGGTCGCGCGGCGCCGTGCCGAACCCGGCGACGACCTGATCAGCCAGGTGCTGCGCGAGGGCCGCGTGGGCGATTCCGTCAGTGCGGAGGAGTTCGTCGGGATGCTCACCCAGATGGCGTTCGCCGGCGGGGAGACCACCAGCAACCTCATCGCGAACACCGTCCTCGCCCTGCACACCCGGCCCGACCAGCTGGCCGCCGTCCGCGCGGATCCCGAACTGGCGCAGGGCGCCGTGGAGGAGACCCTTCGCCTGGACGGCCCGTCCAAGATGTCGATCCGTACCGCCGCCCGAGATCTCGACCTCGACGGCCACACCCTGCGGGCCGGCGACCGGATCTTTCTCGTCACCGCAGCCGCCAACCGGGACCCGGTCCGCTTCCCCGACCCCGGACGGTTCGACGTGCGCCGCACCGGCGCGACCCACCTCGGCTTCGGCTTCGGCGCACACTTCTGCATCGGCGCCGCGCTGGCACGGCTCGTGGCCGTGTCCGCCGTACGGACGCTGGTCACGGACCATCCCGGCCTGACCCTGGCGGACCCCGGCGGGCAGACCTGGCAGCCCTCCCTGCTCAACCGCAGCCTCACCGCCCTGCCCGTCCGCTACTGA